A stretch of the Sulfuritortus calidifontis genome encodes the following:
- a CDS encoding histone deacetylase family protein — MHTAYITHRACLGHDMGPWHPESPARLRAIDDRLHAAHLYDFLRHYDAPLVEREALLRVHDAGYVAAIERAAPSEGLIQLDGDTAMCPATLEAARRAAGGAVLAVDKVMAGEVANAFVAVRPPGHHATRNQAMGFCIFNNVAVATAHALAAHRLARVAIVDFDVHHGNGTEDIFADEPHVLLCSSFQHPYYPHSGADTLSDHIVPVPLPAGTDGTAYRAAFEAKVLPALERFKPEFVFCSAGFDGHREDDLAHFRLVEADYGWITEQVMAVAEKHARGRLVSLLEGGYNLSALGRSVAAHIKVLAGL; from the coding sequence ATGCACACCGCCTACATCACCCACCGCGCCTGTCTCGGCCACGACATGGGGCCCTGGCATCCGGAATCGCCCGCCCGGCTGCGCGCCATCGACGACCGGCTGCACGCCGCCCACCTCTATGACTTCCTGCGCCATTACGACGCCCCGCTGGTCGAACGCGAGGCCCTGCTGCGGGTGCATGACGCCGGTTATGTCGCGGCGATCGAGCGGGCGGCGCCGAGCGAAGGCCTGATCCAGCTCGATGGCGACACCGCCATGTGCCCCGCCACGCTGGAGGCGGCCCGGCGCGCCGCCGGCGGCGCCGTGCTGGCGGTGGATAAAGTGATGGCCGGCGAGGTGGCCAACGCCTTCGTCGCCGTGCGCCCGCCCGGCCACCATGCCACGCGCAACCAGGCCATGGGTTTCTGCATCTTCAACAACGTCGCCGTCGCCACCGCCCACGCCCTGGCGGCACATAGGCTGGCACGCGTCGCCATCGTCGACTTCGACGTGCACCACGGCAACGGCACCGAGGACATCTTCGCCGACGAGCCGCACGTGCTGCTCTGCTCCAGCTTCCAACACCCCTACTACCCGCACAGCGGCGCCGACACCCTGAGCGATCATATCGTGCCCGTGCCGTTGCCGGCCGGCACCGATGGCACGGCCTACCGCGCCGCCTTCGAGGCCAAAGTGCTGCCCGCGCTGGAGAGGTTCAAGCCGGAATTCGTCTTCTGCTCGGCCGGCTTCGACGGCCACCGCGAGGACGACCTCGCGCACTTTCGCCTGGTCGAGGCCGACTATGGCTGGATCACCGAGCAGGTCATGGCCGTGGCCGAAAAACATGCGCGGGGCCGGCTGGTGTCGCTACTGGAAGGCGGTTACAACCTGAGTGCCCTTGGCCGCAGCGTGGCGGCGCATATCAAGGTGCTGGCGGGACTTTAA
- a CDS encoding response regulator, whose amino-acid sequence MSHQIRIILCDDHTLFRKGLVELLEREGLIEVSNITGNPAEVAELLREHKPDVLLLDLNIGGVDGINVMQELRAEGFTLPVLMLTVSEAEDDLARALRGGANGYLLKSMEPDEVVDAIQRAHKGETVVAPAMTAKLVSLLDQKSSSSASLLDSLTQREREILTHLARGESNKAIARQLEISYDTVKLHVRHILAKLNLSSRVEAAVFAVEHKLTPGLDSKKP is encoded by the coding sequence ATGAGCCACCAGATCCGCATCATCCTTTGCGACGACCACACCCTGTTCCGCAAAGGGCTGGTCGAACTGCTGGAGCGCGAAGGCCTGATCGAGGTCTCCAACATCACCGGCAACCCGGCCGAGGTGGCCGAGCTGCTGCGCGAGCACAAACCCGACGTCCTGCTGCTCGACCTCAACATCGGTGGCGTCGACGGCATCAACGTCATGCAGGAATTGCGGGCGGAGGGCTTCACCCTGCCGGTGCTCATGCTCACCGTGAGCGAGGCCGAGGACGACCTGGCCCGCGCCCTGCGCGGCGGTGCCAACGGCTATCTGCTCAAGAGCATGGAGCCGGACGAGGTGGTCGACGCCATCCAGCGCGCCCACAAGGGCGAGACCGTGGTCGCCCCGGCGATGACCGCCAAGCTGGTCAGCCTGCTCGACCAGAAGAGCAGCAGCAGCGCTTCGCTGCTCGATTCCCTGACCCAGCGCGAGCGGGAAATCCTCACCCATCTGGCCCGCGGCGAGAGCAACAAGGCCATCGCCCGCCAGCTGGAGATCAGCTACGACACGGTCAAGCTGCACGTGCGCCACATCCTGGCCAAGCTCAACCTGTCCTCGCGGGTCGAGGCCGCCGTGTTCGCGGTGGAGCACAAGCTGACCCCGGGCCTCGACAGCAAGAAGCCATAG
- a CDS encoding bifunctional acetate--CoA ligase family protein/GNAT family N-acetyltransferase codes for MGRHYLHPLFNPRSVAVFGASERAGSVAGVIYKNLLDSTFAGHLYPVNPKHGTVFGQKCYASAADLPETPDLVVIATPAHTVTAILHECGERGIRFAVVLSAGFRELGDQGAALERQVHEAAKQHGIRFIGPNCLGIQRPAIGLNATFGPAAARSGDLALVSQSGAICTAMLDWAAANDIGFSSIISSGAAADIDFGEILDYLAVDASTRSILLYIEGIRDARSFVSALRAAARLKPVILVKVGRHEAGTRAIQSHTGALVGSDAVFDALIRRAGVVRVNTITQLFAAARALSSHIKPSGNRLAIVTNGGGPGVMATDRASDLCVRLAELAPETLRALDAGLPPTWSHGNPVDILGDAGAEQYRLALQACLDDAGVDGVLAMLTPQAMSYPLQAAQALVEVAKGSQKPVLACWMGETQVKEARGLFREARIPSFTTPEPAVEVFSFLSAYYENQRQLMQTPGPISQQAEPDVEGAKLIVEGALAEGRHVLTEVESKALLAAFHIPVAQTMIVRSPSEAILMAEQLGFPVAMKINSPDISHKSDVGGVRLNLTTGHAVRSAYQDLLDHVHKVRPEARLEGVVIEPMVVKQNARELLIGIASDPVLGPVITFGAGGVAVEVFKDRSVALPPLNSYLARDLMQRTRIYPMLGEFRNLPAVAEDALKGVLLRVSEMACELPWIQELDINPLLADEHGVLAADARIIIAARPSGADRYGHMAIHPYPAHLVSKWQLADGRNVIIRPIRPEDAEIEQTFVRNLSPETKYFRFMDSLQELKQETLVRLTQIDYDREMAFIAVTEMDGREVELGVVRYAINPDAESCEFALVVSDQWQRKGIGYKLMEVLMDSARTKGIRLMEGEVLASNRKMLSLVGKLGFRSEPHPEDPGVRRIQREL; via the coding sequence ATGGGTCGCCATTATCTGCATCCCCTGTTCAATCCGCGCTCGGTCGCGGTCTTCGGCGCCAGCGAACGCGCCGGCTCGGTCGCCGGGGTGATCTACAAGAACCTGCTCGATTCCACCTTCGCCGGCCATCTGTATCCGGTCAATCCCAAGCACGGCACGGTGTTCGGCCAGAAATGCTATGCCTCGGCGGCCGATTTGCCGGAGACGCCGGATCTGGTGGTGATCGCGACGCCGGCCCATACCGTGACCGCGATCCTGCACGAGTGCGGCGAGCGCGGCATTCGCTTCGCCGTCGTGCTGTCGGCCGGCTTTCGCGAGCTGGGCGATCAGGGCGCCGCGCTTGAGCGCCAGGTGCATGAGGCGGCCAAGCAGCACGGCATCCGCTTCATCGGGCCCAACTGCCTGGGCATCCAGCGGCCGGCGATCGGGCTCAACGCCACCTTCGGCCCCGCCGCCGCGCGCAGCGGCGACCTTGCCCTGGTCTCGCAGTCCGGCGCGATCTGCACCGCCATGCTCGACTGGGCGGCGGCCAACGACATCGGTTTTTCCAGCATCATCTCCAGCGGCGCGGCGGCCGACATCGATTTCGGCGAGATCCTCGACTACCTGGCGGTGGATGCCTCCACCCGCAGCATCCTGCTCTACATCGAGGGCATCCGCGATGCCCGCAGCTTCGTCAGCGCCCTGCGCGCGGCGGCGCGGCTGAAGCCGGTGATCCTGGTCAAGGTCGGCCGGCACGAGGCGGGCACCCGCGCGATCCAGTCGCACACCGGCGCCCTGGTCGGTTCCGATGCGGTGTTCGATGCCCTGATCCGGCGCGCCGGCGTGGTTCGGGTCAACACCATCACCCAGTTGTTCGCCGCGGCGCGCGCCTTGTCCAGCCACATCAAGCCCAGCGGCAACCGCCTGGCCATTGTCACCAACGGCGGCGGCCCCGGCGTCATGGCCACCGACCGCGCCAGCGACCTGTGCGTGCGCCTGGCCGAGTTGGCGCCGGAGACCCTGCGGGCGCTCGATGCCGGTCTGCCACCGACCTGGTCGCACGGCAACCCGGTCGACATCCTGGGCGACGCCGGCGCCGAGCAATACCGGCTGGCCTTGCAGGCCTGCCTGGACGATGCGGGCGTCGACGGCGTGCTGGCCATGCTCACGCCCCAGGCCATGAGCTATCCCCTGCAGGCGGCGCAGGCCCTGGTCGAGGTGGCGAAGGGCTCGCAGAAACCGGTGCTCGCCTGCTGGATGGGCGAGACCCAGGTCAAGGAGGCGCGCGGCCTGTTCCGTGAGGCGCGCATCCCCAGCTTCACCACGCCGGAGCCGGCGGTGGAGGTGTTCTCCTTCCTTTCCGCCTACTACGAGAATCAGCGCCAGCTCATGCAGACGCCGGGGCCGATCTCGCAGCAGGCCGAGCCGGACGTCGAGGGCGCCAAGCTGATCGTCGAGGGGGCCCTGGCCGAGGGCCGGCACGTGCTGACCGAGGTGGAATCGAAGGCGTTGCTCGCCGCCTTCCACATCCCGGTGGCGCAGACCATGATCGTCCGTTCGCCGTCCGAGGCCATCCTGATGGCCGAGCAGCTCGGCTTCCCGGTGGCGATGAAGATCAACTCGCCCGACATCAGCCACAAGTCCGACGTCGGCGGCGTGCGCCTGAACCTGACCACCGGCCATGCCGTGCGCAGCGCCTATCAGGACCTGCTCGACCATGTGCACAAGGTGCGGCCGGAGGCGCGGCTGGAGGGGGTGGTGATCGAGCCCATGGTGGTCAAGCAGAACGCGCGCGAACTCCTGATCGGCATCGCCTCCGATCCCGTGCTCGGCCCGGTCATCACCTTCGGCGCCGGCGGCGTCGCGGTCGAGGTATTCAAGGACCGCTCGGTCGCCCTGCCGCCGCTCAACTCCTATCTGGCGCGCGACCTGATGCAGCGCACCCGGATCTATCCCATGCTCGGCGAATTCCGCAACCTGCCGGCCGTGGCCGAGGACGCGCTGAAGGGCGTCCTGCTCCGGGTGTCGGAGATGGCCTGCGAGCTGCCCTGGATCCAGGAACTCGACATCAACCCGCTGTTGGCCGACGAGCATGGCGTGCTGGCGGCCGATGCCCGCATCATCATCGCGGCCCGGCCCTCCGGCGCCGACCGCTACGGCCACATGGCCATCCACCCCTATCCGGCGCATCTGGTGTCCAAATGGCAGCTGGCCGACGGCCGCAACGTCATCATCCGGCCGATCCGACCGGAGGACGCCGAGATCGAGCAGACCTTCGTCCGCAACCTGTCGCCCGAGACCAAGTACTTCCGCTTCATGGACAGCCTGCAGGAACTCAAGCAGGAGACCCTGGTACGGCTGACCCAGATCGACTACGACCGGGAGATGGCCTTCATCGCGGTGACCGAGATGGACGGCAGGGAGGTGGAGCTGGGGGTGGTGCGCTATGCGATCAACCCGGACGCCGAGTCCTGCGAGTTCGCCCTGGTCGTGTCCGACCAGTGGCAGCGCAAGGGCATCGGCTACAAGTTGATGGAGGTGCTGATGGACAGCGCCCGGACCAAGGGCATCCGGCTGATGGAGGGCGAGGTGCTGGCGAGCAACCGCAAGATGCTGAGCCTGGTCGGCAAGCTCGGCTTCCGCAGCGAGCCGCACCCCGAGGACCCCGGCGTGCGGCGCATCCAGCGCGAACTCTGA
- a CDS encoding GAF domain-containing sensor histidine kinase has translation MTQQDVTVSPLHRMDSPADSAEVGAPAPGAFEVSQPAALEVLAEIAGSMSSESNVEQMLMRFLEIMVRLSGAKAGVVRILTADGGHLRLAGSIGLPDAVVEKERFMPLECGICGQATLTQDTQLGQVLTVCQKQVRHMYVANQCRTIFAVPLRHKGKVLGVYNLFMDTDQRLSDDVRYLFNSISEHLGMALENARLTRENMRISLMNERTMLANQIHDSVAQTLAYAKMRLSVLTDALADGEMDRANGYIADVEEAVDVAYAEIRNLITQFRDRIDPRGLVHALHEMVDSFRKKANADVDFLNVAQDVMLTPEEEVQVFHIIQEALYNISKHARARHVIVTLDLHDGQYIANVADDGVGLHGGNASSVGKSFGLTIMRERAAKLNGKLTIESRPAGGTLVRLTFPARQPESGSK, from the coding sequence GTGACCCAGCAGGACGTCACCGTCTCTCCGCTCCATCGCATGGATTCGCCCGCCGATTCGGCCGAGGTTGGTGCGCCCGCGCCTGGTGCCTTCGAGGTCAGCCAGCCGGCGGCGCTGGAGGTGCTGGCCGAGATCGCCGGCAGCATGAGCAGCGAGAGCAATGTCGAGCAGATGCTCATGCGCTTCCTCGAGATCATGGTGCGGCTGTCCGGCGCCAAGGCCGGCGTGGTGCGCATCCTCACCGCGGATGGCGGCCACCTGCGCCTGGCCGGCTCGATCGGGCTGCCCGACGCCGTGGTCGAGAAGGAGCGCTTCATGCCGCTCGAATGCGGCATCTGCGGCCAGGCCACGCTGACCCAGGACACCCAGCTCGGCCAGGTGCTCACCGTCTGCCAGAAGCAGGTGCGTCACATGTACGTGGCCAACCAATGCCGGACCATTTTCGCCGTGCCGCTGCGGCACAAGGGCAAGGTGCTCGGCGTCTATAACCTGTTCATGGACACCGATCAGCGCCTGTCCGACGACGTGCGCTATCTGTTCAACTCGATCAGCGAACACCTGGGCATGGCCCTGGAGAATGCCCGGCTGACCCGGGAGAACATGCGCATCTCGCTGATGAACGAGCGAACCATGCTGGCCAACCAGATCCACGATTCGGTGGCGCAGACCCTGGCCTATGCCAAGATGCGCCTGTCGGTGTTGACCGACGCCCTGGCCGACGGCGAGATGGACCGCGCCAACGGCTATATCGCCGATGTCGAAGAGGCGGTCGATGTCGCCTATGCCGAGATCCGCAACCTGATCACCCAGTTCCGCGATCGCATCGACCCGCGCGGCCTGGTCCATGCCCTGCATGAAATGGTGGACAGCTTCCGCAAGAAGGCCAATGCCGACGTCGACTTCCTCAACGTCGCCCAGGACGTGATGCTGACGCCGGAAGAAGAGGTGCAGGTCTTCCACATCATCCAGGAAGCCCTGTACAACATCAGCAAGCACGCCCGGGCGCGCCATGTCATCGTCACCCTCGACCTGCACGACGGCCAATACATCGCCAACGTCGCCGACGACGGCGTTGGCCTGCACGGCGGCAATGCCTCGAGCGTGGGCAAGAGTTTCGGCCTCACCATCATGCGTGAGCGGGCAGCCAAGCTGAACGGCAAGCTGACCATCGAGAGCCGGCCAGCCGGCGGTACCCTGGTCCGGCTTACCTTCCCGGCCCGGCAACCGGAGTCCGGCAGCAAATGA